The region ATGTTCCGCTGTACGTAGTGTCGGCTGATTTGTGCTGCTTCTGCGGGGTTTTCGTACTGTTTCGTGAACGCCGTTGTCAGCTCTGGTTCATTACCAATTGGAAAAGCAGTTCCTTCGTTTACAAGGTCGACCGCTTCCTGATACTTGTCGTATTCCGGTCCGAAAAACAGCGGCATTCCGAAGGTAGCTGCTTCCAGAATATTATGTAAGCCTTGCTTAAATGCCCCGCCAATGAAGGCAAATTCACCATACTGATACAGCGATGAAAGCATGCCTATGTTGTCGATGAAGAGAACATCGAACGAGCTGGCGGTCGCTGTATCGGCCTGAGAAAAGCGTACCGACGGCTTTGTCAACTGCTTTCGCCAGCGTTCAATTTCCTCGTCGCGGATCTCGTGGGGGGCAACAATAAGCTTAAGGGGTTTATCGAACCGGTTAATGAACGGAATCAGCACATTCATGTCCTCCGGCCACGCACTGCCAACGACCAGAAGAGGCACGTTGGCTTTGAATGCTTCGGCTATGGGAATGGCTTTCTTCGTAACCACCACCTGCGATACCCGATCAAAGCGTGTATCGCCACCAAGCGTCACGTTGTTCAGCCCGATACCGGCCAGCAGGTCGACAGATTCCTGATTCTGAACCAGAATATGATCGAAGTAACGAAGCATGTTTCGGTAAAACTGCCCCCAGGGTTTAAAGAAAAGCTGATTGGATCGAAAAATAGCTGAAAATGAAACGACCGGAACTCCGGCTGTTTTCAACTCACGGAGGTAATTGTACCAGAACTCGTATTTGATGAAAAACGCAATTCGGGGCCTCACCAGCGTAACAAACTGCCGGGCATTAGCGGGCGTATCGGCGGGCAGATAAAGGATATAATCGGCTCCATCGTAGTCTTTTCTTACTTCGTAACCGGAAGGTGAGAAAAACGTTAGTAGAATTTTATAATCTGGGTAGACCTCCCGAAATGCTTCGATAACCGGGCGGCCCTGCTCAAACTCGCCCAGCGAAGCCGCGTGGAACCAGGCGATGGGCTGGGCGTTTCCGCCGAGTAGCTGCCGAAGTCTGTCGGACCAGTTACGCCTTCCCTCTACCCACAGCCGGGCTTTAGGGTTAAAAGGAGCTACCGCTCGCAGCAGGGTTTGAAAGGCAAAAATGCCGGTGTTGTAGATTCCCGAAACCAAGGAAAGGTAAGGTTGGTTATATTCGGCAAAGCTACTCAATTAATAAACCACCTTCTCATGCACGCATACGACACACTGACCGAAGCCCTCGAAGGCTTACGAAAACAGGGGTTCACGCAGGATTATAACCTCAAACCTGATCGCCTGCACTGCCAGCCCGACAATATTGAACTACGCCCCGCTGACTTCGATGTTGTCGACGTTTACCGCTTCGAAGGGACAACGGACCCCGGCGACGAAATGGTTTTGTATGCCATTGAAGCGAAGAATGGTAACAAAGGGACATTAGTTGATGCGTATGGAACATACGCCGAAGCGATCACGCCTGAAATGGCCGAAAAACTACGATATACGCCCGAAAATTGACGAACTTTTCATACTTAAAAATGATTTTACGTCAACAGAATGTATGTTGGTACAAATGAACTGGAATAAGCTAACGAGTGACACTCAATTAGATACGATCAAAGCAGAATCAGCAAAGCAGCCTGTTTTGATTTTTAAACACAGCACAAGTTGTTCAATCAGTGCGATGGCACTGAGCCGTATGGAGCGTAATTGGAACGACCAGCTAGGGGTGAAGCCATACTACCTTGACTTACTCGCCAATCGGCCTATTTCCAATAAAATTGAACATGAGTTTGGGGTCGAACATGAGTCGCCCCAGGTGTTGCTGATTCGTAATGGTGCCTGCGTTTACGACGCATCGCACATGGGTATTTCGTTTGCTGGTATTCAGCAGGCAGTTTAAAGGAAGTAGTGAGGAGCGAGTAGTTAGAAGTGAGGAGGGCTGACGCATAAGAAGGAGTAGTTAGGAGTTAGAAGCGAGGAGATAGAAGCCATCCGGCAGTATAACATGCGGTCAGTCCTCCTATCTCCTCGCTTCTAACTCCTAACTACTCTTTCAACGTTATCTTCGCCCGGTGGCAGACGCCCCCGATGGGAGGGTTGAATTTGGAAACGCTTACTTCTACAGCCTGCAAGTCGGTGTATTTCCCTCTGATTTCCTGAATGATCTGGTGAGCAATGTGTTCGAGCAGTCGGGCGGGTTGTTTCATAACACCGGCCGTAATCCGGTATAAATCTTCGTAGTTGACCGTGGCACTTAGCCGGTCGCGCCGGGCAGCTTCCGAAAAATCGGCCGTTACCACAATGTCGACCGAATACTTGTTGCCAATCTTTTGCTCCTCGTCATAAAAGCCGTGGTACGAAAAAAACTCTAACCCCTCTAAGGCAATTGTTCCCATAACGTCATTTGAAGATGCATCACCCCGATAAGTCCCCGGCGGTTGGTCAGAGATTTATCGGGGTGATGTCTTTTGTAATGTGCTTAAATCTGGTCGAAAAATGAACCGGTTCTTTTTGTCGATACCTCTTCTGTTGCTTCCGCAGAACTGCCTTCCGGATTCGTCGTGTCTACCTCCGTTGGCAAAGGCTCTGATGGTGATTCGTCTGTAGCTTCGGTGGCCGTTGGCGTTGTCGTTGTCGTCTGATGATCGGTATGCAGGGCGTCATCGAGCTTTTCCATAACGGCCTCATCGACCGGAATCGCTTCCGGAACAGACTCCTCCCGGTCAATCAGTGGTGGTAACTCAGCCGCTGTTTCGGTAGGTGTTACCGCATCGGGAAGGGTGTCCGTTTCGGGTTGTTTCAATTCGTCGGTTAACTGAGCAGTTACATCATCGATTTTACCCTTCAGGTTTTGCCGGGAAAATTTCTTTTCGAAACGATCCACGCTATCAACGGCATTGCTGGCAAGGGTACGAATCTGAACGGCCAGATTTTCCTTGTAGCTTTCCAGGGCTTTAAAATCGTGCTCCAACGATTTAATGTCATTGAGAATATTGTCTTTCAGGTACCGGGCCTGGTTTTCGGCATCCTGTACCATCAGCGCCGACCGTTTTCGGGCATCGGCCAGCATTTCGTCGGCTTTCTGCCGGGCTTCATCAATATATTTCTCTCCCGCTTTATTCGCCTGGTCGGTTATTTGAACGCTTGTATCTTCGGCTGTTTTAAGCGTCCGGAATAAGGTCATTTCTACTTCCTTGAGCTTACCCAATTCTTTTTCGGCCAGTTCAAGCTGCATTTTCAGCATTTTGTATTCGCCGGTCAAGCGTTCCCACTCCTGAGATAACGAAGCCAGAAATGCGTCAACTTCCTCGGTTTTATAGCCGCGCAACCCTTTTTCAAACGTGTGCTGCCGGATTTCAATTGGCGTAATTTTCATTGGTGCGCTACAAGTTTTATGTGTTACTAAATACCTAGATAAAGGTGAATTAACTGCCTTAATACCTATTTTACAAAAAATAGGCCGAAAAATAGAGGAAACCTACTATAACGAATAGCCTTGGATCAATTTCCATACCGAAATAGTACGGTCGTCGCTGGCCGAAAGTAGTAATTGGTGGTAATTTGTCCAAAGGACTTTATTGACGGACGTACCATGTCCGGCATGACGGGCACGGTCCACTACTTTGAGCAATTTGTAGGTCTCGGCATCCCATATTTTTAGTGACTTATCCATGCTGGCCGTAGCAATCAGGCGGCCGTCCGGGCTGAATGCTAAATGGTTGATAGCAAACATATGCCCTACAATATCCTGCTGAAGGGTATAGCCTTTTTCTACCGCCCAAACTTTCAAATGCGCATCGCGACCGGCGGTGAGCAACTGCTGGAAGTTTGGGGAGTACGCAACTGTAAAAACAGAATTGCCGTGAGCCGGAATAATCTGCTTGAGTTCGTAGGTCATTAAATCGAAAATACGAACAACGTTATCGCTGTAGCCAACGGCCAGTTCGCGCTCAACGGGATTAACGGCAATGCATCGTGCCGACTGATCGGATGCTTTAAGGTGTTTGCGAACCGCAAGCTGGTCTGTATCAACAACGGCTACAACCCCGTCAGACAAGGCCACAAACGCGTCGTCTTTGTGAAACTTTATGTCGAAAATAGCGGCCGATGTAAGCTTAAGTGAGGAAACTTCCTGTTTCCGGGCCGGGTCGATCAGGTGAATACCTTCGTAGTTCTGACCAACCCACAGCAGCCCGCTGGTCGGATGCAGGGCCAGAGCATACACAGAAGCGGGGACCTTAGCCACCAGTTCGCCCAGATCGGGCCGGTCCAGATGCCATTGGACAACCTGCCCGTCGCCACCGGCCGAAAAAAACTGTTCGGCCATCGATCCCTGTTCCAGGGTATAAACAGGGTCGCGGTGGCCACCGAAAGTATCTAGTTTTTCTACAATCACTGAATGAAAAGACAAGTTGTTGCCCAAAGGTCGTTAATCCTTTCTTTTTCTCGAATGACTTCCGACTTTTGATGGTGACTTTTCAGATAGACATAAACGGTGACTGTATCGCCAGGCTAAAAGCTATTACGGAGGATGAGCCTGCGTTGCGGGCTCAGGTGCTGCTCACTGTGTCGGAACAGGAAGATTTGGCCCGCATCAGCCATCCTGCCCAACGCATTGAGTGGCTTGCCTGCCGGGTCGTAATCCGGCAATTAGTTGAAGAACAGGGCGTGGATTATAGTGGCTTGTATAAAGATGAATATGGCAAGCCGCATCTTATCAACTCCCCCTGGCATATTTCCCTATCGCATACGAGCGGGTGGGCGGCTGCGGTGCTGCACAAGTCGCGCCCGGTGGGCATTGATATTGAGCCAATTCG is a window of Spirosoma linguale DSM 74 DNA encoding:
- a CDS encoding WD40 repeat, subgroup (PFAM: WD40 repeat, subgroup~SMART: WD-40 repeat protein~KEGG: hypothetical protein); protein product: MIVEKLDTFGGHRDPVYTLEQGSMAEQFFSAGGDGQVVQWHLDRPDLGELVAKVPASVYALALHPTSGLLWVGQNYEGIHLIDPARKQEVSSLKLTSAAIFDIKFHKDDAFVALSDGVVAVVDTDQLAVRKHLKASDQSARCIAVNPVERELAVGYSDNVVRIFDLMTYELKQIIPAHGNSVFTVAYSPNFQQLLTAGRDAHLKVWAVEKGYTLQQDIVGHMFAINHLAFSPDGRLIATASMDKSLKIWDAETYKLLKVVDRARHAGHGTSVNKVLWTNYHQLLLSASDDRTISVWKLIQGYSL
- a CDS encoding dihydroneopterin aldolase (TIGRFAM: dihydroneopterin aldolase~PFAM: dihydroneopterin aldolase~KEGG: Os09g0560500; hypothetical protein); the protein is MGTIALEGLEFFSYHGFYDEEQKIGNKYSVDIVVTADFSEAARRDRLSATVNYEDLYRITAGVMKQPARLLEHIAHQIIQEIRGKYTDLQAVEVSVSKFNPPIGGVCHRAKITLKE
- a CDS encoding Three-deoxy-D-manno-octulosonic-acid transferase domain protein (PFAM: Three-deoxy-D-manno-octulosonic-acid transferase domain protein~KEGG: bba:Bd2367 hypothetical protein) → MVSGIYNTGIFAFQTLLRAVAPFNPKARLWVEGRRNWSDRLRQLLGGNAQPIAWFHAASLGEFEQGRPVIEAFREVYPDYKILLTFFSPSGYEVRKDYDGADYILYLPADTPANARQFVTLVRPRIAFFIKYEFWYNYLRELKTAGVPVVSFSAIFRSNQLFFKPWGQFYRNMLRYFDHILVQNQESVDLLAGIGLNNVTLGGDTRFDRVSQVVVTKKAIPIAEAFKANVPLLVVGSAWPEDMNVLIPFINRFDKPLKLIVAPHEIRDEEIERWRKQLTKPSVRFSQADTATASSFDVLFIDNIGMLSSLYQYGEFAFIGGAFKQGLHNILEAATFGMPLFFGPEYDKYQEAVDLVNEGTAFPIGNEPELTTAFTKQYENPAEAAQISRHYVQRNIGATAKVMEVVKKLKSERAKE
- a CDS encoding 4'-phosphopantetheinyl transferase (PFAM: 4'-phosphopantetheinyl transferase~KEGG: aha:AHA_1313 4'- phosphopantetheinyltransferase family protein) → MVTFQIDINGDCIARLKAITEDEPALRAQVLLTVSEQEDLARISHPAQRIEWLACRVVIRQLVEEQGVDYSGLYKDEYGKPHLINSPWHISLSHTSGWAAAVLHKSRPVGIDIEPIREQFRRVVPRVLSESELVHAAGDPNRLAIYWCAKEALYKLYGKRQLTFREHLLIEPFTNGLEPLVGHVRLPDHKEQLIIRCFQEGPGLLAVAY
- a CDS encoding DivIVA domain protein (TIGRFAM: DivIVA domain~PFAM: DivIVA family protein~KEGG: mxa:MXAN_3112 cell-division initiation protein DivIVA); this translates as MKITPIEIRQHTFEKGLRGYKTEEVDAFLASLSQEWERLTGEYKMLKMQLELAEKELGKLKEVEMTLFRTLKTAEDTSVQITDQANKAGEKYIDEARQKADEMLADARKRSALMVQDAENQARYLKDNILNDIKSLEHDFKALESYKENLAVQIRTLASNAVDSVDRFEKKFSRQNLKGKIDDVTAQLTDELKQPETDTLPDAVTPTETAAELPPLIDREESVPEAIPVDEAVMEKLDDALHTDHQTTTTTPTATEATDESPSEPLPTEVDTTNPEGSSAEATEEVSTKRTGSFFDQI